The DNA sequence CGCTGTTGTATTGAATTTCTCCGTGTCCTGTTATTAACCCCAACAGGTAAGAAATGTCTGCTGTTAAGAAGTTCGATATTTTATTTTTTTCCATTATCTAATTTTCTGAAAATTAAAATGTACTCGTGTACTTTGTTTATGATAAATTTGTGAGGATAGCCTAATGGTCGCATATTGTTGTACTCGGGTTGTCTGTCCCAAATTACAATATCTTCAAAAGAAAATCCCCCTTCTTGTGCAACTTTTGCTGTGTCAATGTGTAATGGAAAAAACTTGTCTTTCTTTCTTAAATCCATAACGTTTAAAATGAAATAGCCTTTTGGTTTCATCACTTTATAAACTTCACTACATACGTCTTTCAAAGAAAAAACAAACTCGTTGTAATCTTCAATGTTTCCCAAGTCATTGTTTTTGTTTGAATAGTTTTTATTTTCCTTGTAGTCGGCTGTACGTTGTCTATTCAAAATGTCCCAATACGGTGGCGAAGTAATACACAAGTCAATAGATTCTTCTTCTATCTTTTTAGATAGTTGACGTGAGTCGCCTACAATGTATTTATCTTCTAATCCATAGAGATTAATGTTGTACGAGTTTGTTGCTCGTTTGACGAAAAGTTTTTTATAATCGGAACTTAAATCAAAACCAATTACTTCTTTGTCTTTTTTCAAACCTGCAATTAAAGTCGTACCCGAACCTGCAAAGCAATCCAAAATTTTACCGCCATTTGGTTTGCAAAAAGTATCAATGACTTTAGAAACTAATTTTACAGTAAAAATTGCAGGATGTTTTAATTTCTTTTCTTCTTCTGTTTTTCCTAAATCACGCCAAATGCTGAACGAATTTTGTAACCATTCTTTGCCTGACAAGTTGTTTGTTTTGTTGACGGTTTTCTTCGGTTGAACTAAAAAAAGATGCTCCAAAGTTAGTTGAGGGTCTTTAACTGTTTGGTTAATGCTTTTGTATCGTTTGTGGTTTTCCGTAAAAGTTTCTACCGTTCCAATTCGTGAAAGCGTTTGTTCAATAGCGGTTTGCGGAATAACGCCCTCGTTGTTGTAACTCAAAATAATGTATTGTGATTTTGTTGAGTTTAAAATCAAATCTTCAAGCGTATTTAACGCTGAATTTTTAAAACAATACTTTGATTTTTGATGGTCATACTTTCTCATTCCAGTTTCACCATAAATTTCTGGTTTTGACTTAAACCACCCTTCTGCAATTAATTCAAGAATAAAGTAATTAGAAGCATATTGTCTACTATTGTATGGTGGGTCAAGATAAAGTATGTCGGGATTTATTTCCTTAATAAGTTCGTTTGCGTCTTTCTTAAAAACTTTGTTTTTGTTCTTGCTCGGGATGATTTCAACTGGTTCAAGAATTAAAGGATTTAACGCTCTTTTGTCCCAAGTTTTTAAATACGCTGCATAAGTTCCCGATACATTACTTGTTAAATTAACTCCACGTAATAAAGATGTGATGAGATAATAATATTCAAGTTCATTGATTATATTTTCTTCTTTCCATTCTTCAAACAAATAACGAAACATGTCAATTTTAAGAGCGTTTTGGTCTGAAAAATATTGTCTGCCACCATTTGGTGAATAATTTTCAAACATAAATCCACCGACTTTCATTGGTTTCATTTTGTTCATATAATCGAACAAAGTTTCGTTACCATTTTTTAGTTTGAGGTGTGATTTTAGTTTCTTGAATTGTGGTTCTTCGTTAAGTTCAATGTACGCCTTTGCAATCGCATATGAAAATTCAAGCGTGTCATTGGCAATAACAGTGTATCCAAGTTTTTTAAAATGTCTACCAACTGCTGATGTGCCTGAAAACAAATCAACGAAATTAGATGTACCATTTACACCTGTTTTCCTTACAACTTGTTCAATAAAAGGGAGAAGTTTTGTCTTTGCTCCGTAATATCTCATTT is a window from the Ignavibacteriota bacterium genome containing:
- a CDS encoding DNA adenine methylase, producing the protein MRYYGAKTKLLPFIEQVVRKTGVNGTSNFVDLFSGTSAVGRHFKKLGYTVIANDTLEFSYAIAKAYIELNEEPQFKKLKSHLKLKNGNETLFDYMNKMKPMKVGGFMFENYSPNGGRQYFSDQNALKIDMFRYLFEEWKEENIINELEYYYLITSLLRGVNLTSNVSGTYAAYLKTWDKRALNPLILEPVEIIPSKNKNKVFKKDANELIKEINPDILYLDPPYNSRQYASNYFILELIAEGWFKSKPEIYGETGMRKYDHQKSKYCFKNSALNTLEDLILNSTKSQYIILSYNNEGVIPQTAIEQTLSRIGTVETFTENHKRYKSINQTVKDPQLTLEHLFLVQPKKTVNKTNNLSGKEWLQNSFSIWRDLGKTEEEKKLKHPAIFTVKLVSKVIDTFCKPNGGKILDCFAGSGTTLIAGLKKDKEVIGFDLSSDYKKLFVKRATNSYNINLYGLEDKYIVGDSRQLSKKIEEESIDLCITSPPYWDILNRQRTADYKENKNYSNKNNDLGNIEDYNEFVFSLKDVCSEVYKVMKPKGYFILNVMDLRKKDKFFPLHIDTAKVAQEGGFSFEDIVIWDRQPEYNNMRPLGYPHKFIINKVHEYILIFRKLDNGKK